In Amphiprion ocellaris isolate individual 3 ecotype Okinawa chromosome 3, ASM2253959v1, whole genome shotgun sequence, one genomic interval encodes:
- the slc25a44a gene encoding solute carrier family 25 member 44a isoform X2, with protein sequence MQQKGAIQIIEWEDLDKRKFYSLGVFMTLTTRATVYPASLIRTRLQVQKGKTLYSGTFDAFCKILRAEGVRGLYRGFMVNTFTLISGQAYITTYELVRKYVSQYSPSNTVKSVVAGGAASLVAQTITVPIDVVSQHLMMQGQGEHLTRFKPKPKMMLATTKRRLTFGQTRDITVQIFAADGFKGFYRGYVASLLTYIPNSALWWPFYHFYAAVLFSAKRVPPPDSSGRGRTNGSSNRLHHHQPHGCCSCQSTGGGTVIRYRDIQAAVG encoded by the exons ATGCAGCAGAAAGGTGCCATCCAGATCATTGAATGGGAGGACTTGGACAAGAGGAAGTTCTACTCCCTGGGAGTGTTCATGACCTTGACCACCAGGGCCACCGTCTATCCAGCCAGCCTCATCCGAACCCGCCTCCAAGTGCAGAAGGGGAAGACGCTCTACTCGGGCACCTTCGATGCTTTCTGCAAGATCCTGCGAGCGGAGGGTGTGCGGGGCCTCTACCGTGGCTTCATGGTCAATACCTTCACCCTGATCTCGGGACAGGCTTATATCACCACCTATGAACTGGTGCGTAAGTACGTGTCCCAGTACTCGCCCAGTAACACGGTGAAGTCGGTGGTGGCAGGAGGGGCAGCGTCTCTGGTGGCTCAGACCATCACTGTGCCCATAGACGTGGTGTCTCAGCACCTGATGATGCAAGGACAAGGGGAACACCTGACTCGCTTCAAGCCCAAACCCAAAATGATGCTCGCAACAACCAAACGCAGACTGACCTTCGGGCAAACTCGTGATATCACGGTGCAGATATTTGCAGCCGACGGCTTCAAGGGATTTTACAGAGGCTACGTGGCATCGCTACTTACGTACATCCCCAACAGTGCACTCTGGTGgcctttttaccatttttatgcAG CTGTCCTTTTTAGCGCCAAGCGAGTGCCCCCACCTGATTCTTCAGGCCGTGGCAGGACCAATGGCAGCAGCAACCGCCTCCACCATCACCAACCCCATGGATGTTGTTCGTGCCAGAGTACAG GTGGAGGGACGGTCATCCGTTATCGAGACATTCAAGCAGCTGTTGGCTGA
- the slc25a44a gene encoding solute carrier family 25 member 44a isoform X1, with protein sequence MQQKGAIQIIEWEDLDKRKFYSLGVFMTLTTRATVYPASLIRTRLQVQKGKTLYSGTFDAFCKILRAEGVRGLYRGFMVNTFTLISGQAYITTYELVRKYVSQYSPSNTVKSVVAGGAASLVAQTITVPIDVVSQHLMMQGQGEHLTRFKPKPKMMLATTKRRLTFGQTRDITVQIFAADGFKGFYRGYVASLLTYIPNSALWWPFYHFYAEQLSFLAPSECPHLILQAVAGPMAAATASTITNPMDVVRARVQVEGRSSVIETFKQLLAEEGVWVMTKGLSARIISSTPTSVLIVVGYETLKRLSLRAELVETRHW encoded by the exons ATGCAGCAGAAAGGTGCCATCCAGATCATTGAATGGGAGGACTTGGACAAGAGGAAGTTCTACTCCCTGGGAGTGTTCATGACCTTGACCACCAGGGCCACCGTCTATCCAGCCAGCCTCATCCGAACCCGCCTCCAAGTGCAGAAGGGGAAGACGCTCTACTCGGGCACCTTCGATGCTTTCTGCAAGATCCTGCGAGCGGAGGGTGTGCGGGGCCTCTACCGTGGCTTCATGGTCAATACCTTCACCCTGATCTCGGGACAGGCTTATATCACCACCTATGAACTGGTGCGTAAGTACGTGTCCCAGTACTCGCCCAGTAACACGGTGAAGTCGGTGGTGGCAGGAGGGGCAGCGTCTCTGGTGGCTCAGACCATCACTGTGCCCATAGACGTGGTGTCTCAGCACCTGATGATGCAAGGACAAGGGGAACACCTGACTCGCTTCAAGCCCAAACCCAAAATGATGCTCGCAACAACCAAACGCAGACTGACCTTCGGGCAAACTCGTGATATCACGGTGCAGATATTTGCAGCCGACGGCTTCAAGGGATTTTACAGAGGCTACGTGGCATCGCTACTTACGTACATCCCCAACAGTGCACTCTGGTGgcctttttaccatttttatgcAG AGCAGCTGTCCTTTTTAGCGCCAAGCGAGTGCCCCCACCTGATTCTTCAGGCCGTGGCAGGACCAATGGCAGCAGCAACCGCCTCCACCATCACCAACCCCATGGATGTTGTTCGTGCCAGAGTACAG GTGGAGGGACGGTCATCCGTTATCGAGACATTCAAGCAGCTGTTGGCTGAGGAGGGCGTCTGGGTGATGACCAAGGGGCTGTCGGCCCGCATCATCTCCTCCACGCCCACGTCGGTGCTCATCGTGGTCGGATATGAGACCCTGAAGAGACTGAGCCTGCGAGCCGAGCTAGTCGAGACCAGACACTGGTGA